A genomic segment from bacterium encodes:
- a CDS encoding CrcB family protein, protein MVTKLVLIAVFGAAGALARFGLGGLVSRLYGGSFPAGTFAVNFIGCFLFGFVWPLAEERLLISSELRTIILVGFMGSFTTFSTLIFESGELMRDSEWTLAIVNIGGQILLGMIGLIAGMAVGRSL, encoded by the coding sequence ATGGTGACGAAGCTCGTTCTGATCGCTGTATTCGGCGCCGCCGGTGCCCTAGCGAGATTCGGGCTGGGTGGCTTGGTGTCGCGGCTGTACGGCGGCAGCTTCCCCGCCGGGACGTTTGCAGTCAATTTCATTGGTTGCTTCTTGTTCGGCTTCGTTTGGCCACTTGCTGAGGAGCGACTTCTTATCAGCAGTGAATTGCGCACGATAATACTGGTTGGATTCATGGGTTCGTTCACAACATTCTCGACGCTGATCTTCGAGTCCGGAGAGCTAATGCGAGATTCGGAATGGACTCTGGCAATAGTCAATATCGGCGGACAGATATTGCTGGGCATGATAGGACTGATTGCCGGCATGGCAGTTGGCCGATCGCTTTAG
- a CDS encoding DUF190 domain-containing protein, giving the protein MKLSGEAELLRVFVGESDRHNGRPVYEVIVEMARAEGLAGATVLRGTLGFGANSRIHTAKVLRLSEDLPMVVEIVDSAEKIAPFVKLLDAIISEGLITLEKVRVLAYRQNQSS; this is encoded by the coding sequence ATGAAACTCTCGGGAGAGGCCGAATTACTGCGCGTGTTTGTCGGCGAAAGCGATCGACACAATGGGCGACCGGTCTATGAGGTGATCGTCGAGATGGCGCGCGCTGAAGGTCTTGCGGGCGCAACTGTATTGCGCGGGACGCTGGGCTTTGGCGCCAACAGCAGAATTCACACTGCAAAGGTGCTGCGTCTGTCCGAAGACCTACCGATGGTAGTCGAGATCGTCGACTCGGCCGAAAAGATTGCGCCGTTCGTCAAGCTGCTCGACGCGATCATCTCCGAAGGACTCATTACTCTTGAAAAAGTACGAGTCCTTGCGTATCGGCAGAATCAAAGCAGTTAA